The Arachis hypogaea cultivar Tifrunner chromosome 19, arahy.Tifrunner.gnm2.J5K5, whole genome shotgun sequence genome has a window encoding:
- the LOC112752064 gene encoding WPP domain-interacting protein 2, with protein MDLGSESVEENEVTHDGIENGTKDEGSSGFGDGNSDANTEKADQPGTVVQVACEEAVSPKVTPTKGFGLRKWRRIKRNVVKDPNVSVDSSKVLKRGLSGGNNLIEMRDVKEKSDGSPNMFENPGLSDVYSIPGSSPDSRYAVGSGFAVGTDSENSEDRSSKSSTAASEPKLKYEKSRSKNVNSKNLANLTQRVQQGNARVESNKKPGGGGKVKMEKENSVSSVESDSRSSNFKQSYFTVTSNGYGEHSGRPTGQDDGNTSEGVHANEHFSGGVQSRCGNKNMGEDEDLLQENIATNSSWDATEEKSVNNHSSTSEDPLIGSISSLQAIQEALEEEVLKLKEMEIEVVSPDDDSTKCSSASAGTTLLDAGLHKPYLSGQSDAAEAKQTATSSLELEVLSLTQNVNILESKLEGLQGMLALKDSRIAELENALNSARSPKEESSSTIGISEEKRREEECELEGLFLQKIEAEVEYLAITKVMQNLKSKADCQRTLLEEQEKLSENQAQVLNEVVEAENRASVLKKKAEELEKGDSLVVEESFVLQKRVCKVTFCLFVQFMLLVLFFWVFVSQLSFSSEVIVPT; from the exons ATGGATTTGGGAAGTGAATCTGTGGAAGAAAATGAAGTGACTCATGATGGAATTGAGAACGGGACTAAGGATGAAGGTTCCTCTGGATTCGGTGATGGAAATTCTGATGCTAACACTGAGAAAGCGGATCAACCGGGAACGGTTGTCCAAGTGGCTTGTGAAGAAGCTGTGAGTCCCAAAGTGACGCCAACAAAGGGGTTTGGATTGAGGAAATGGAGGAGAATTAAGAGGAACGTTGTTAAGGATCCGAATGTGAGTGTGGATTCAAGTAAAGTGCTCAAGAGGGGCTTGTCTGGCGGTAACAATTTGATTGAAATGCGTGATGTTAAGGAAAAGAGTGATGGGTCTCCAAATATGTTTGAAAATCCTGGGTTGTCTGATGTCTATTCGATACCTGGTTCTAGTCCTGATTCTAGATATGCAGTTGGCTCTGGTTTTGCTGTTGGGACTGATTCGGAGAATAGCGAGGATCGCAGTAGCAAGTCTTCTACGGCAGCTAGTGAGCCTAAGTTGAAGTATGAAAAGAGCCGAAGCAAGAATGTTAATTCAAAGAATTTAGCCAACTTGACTCAACGGGTTCAACAAGGAAATGCAAGGGTCGAAAGCAATAAGAAACCCGGAGGAGGTGGAAAAGTCAAAATGGAAAAGGAAAATTCTGTTTCTAGTGTGGAATCCGATTCAAGAAGCTCCAACTTTAAGCAAAGCTACTTTACAGTTACTAGTAATGGTTATGGAGAACATAGTGGTAGGCCCACTGGTCAGGATGATGGTAATACTAGCGAAGGCGTTCACGCCAATGAACATTTCTCTGGAGGTGTTCAAAGCAGGTGTGGCAACAAAAACATGGGTGAAGATGAAGATCTTTTACAAGAGAATATAGCTACAAATTCGTCTTGGGATGCTACAGAAGAAAAAAGTGTGAACAACCATTCTTCAACCAGTGAAGATCCCTTAATTGGGTCTATAAGTAGCCTTCAGGCTATCCAGGAAGCACTTGAAGAAG AAgtcctgaaattgaaagagatGGAGATTGAAGTTGTCTCACCAGATGATGACTCAACCAAGTGTAGCAGTGCATCTGCTGGCACCACACTTCTTGATGCGGGACTTCATAAGCCATACTTATCTGGTCAATCTGATGCAGCAGAAGCTAAGCAGACTGCTACAAGTTCCTTGGAACTTGAGGTATTGAGCCTGACTCAAAATGTAAATATTTTGGAAAGCAAGTTGGAGGGATTACAGGGCATGCTTGCACTGAAGGATTCCAGGATTGCTGAGCTTGAAAACGCCCTAAATAGTGCTAGGTCTCCTAAGGAAGAATCTTCTAGCACCATTGGTATTTCAGAGGAAAAACGCAGAGAGGAAGAGTGTGAGCTCGAGGGCCTTTTTCTGCAGAAGATTGAAGCTGAAGTTGAATACCTGGCCATCACAAAGGTGATGCAAAACTTGAAGTCCAAGGCAGATTGTCAACGTACATTACTTGAAGAACAAGAAAAGCTCTCTGAAAATCAAGCACAGGTTCTCAACGAGGTGGTAGAGGCAGAGAACAGGGCTTCAGTGTTAAAGAAGAAAGCAGAAGAGTTGGAAAAGGGTGATAGTTTAGTAGTTGAGGAGTCTTTTGTGCTTCAGAAGAGAGTGTGTAAGGTTACATTTTGTCTTTTCGTACAATTCATGTTGTTAGTGTTGTTCTTTTGGGTTTTTGTGTCACAGTTATCTTTCAGTTCTGAGGTGATTGTACCAACATGA
- the LOC112752059 gene encoding chloride channel protein CLC-f — translation MSESDQNRLLGLPQDAERDVEAQVSERSVVVNGGGGSGGRGGFRDILRLSGHRHSFKRLEKDVDRDRDRDGDRRDHHNLHNHHSHLDLHGDEDVLTDSAPPEWALLLIGCLLGLATGLFVAAFNKGVHLIHEWAWAGTPNEGAAWLRLQRLADTWHRILLIPVFGGVIVGMMHGLLEILEQINQSTSSQRQGFDLLSGVFPTIKALQAAVTLGTGCSLGPEGPSVDIGKSCANGFSLMMENNRERRIALIAAGAAAGISSGFNAAVAGCFFAIETVLRPLRAENSPPFTTAMIILASVISSTVSNVLLGTHSAFTVPAYDLKSAAELPLYLILGMLCGVVSVAMTRLVDWFTELFELIQEKFGLPFVVCPALGGLGAGIIALKYPGILYWGFTNVEEILHTGTSASAPGIWLLTQLAAAKVIATTLCKGSGLVGGLYAPSLMIGSAVGAVFGGVAAEVINSAIPGNAAVAQPQAYALVGMAATLASVCSVPLTSVLLLFELTKDYRILLPLMGAVGLAIWVPSVTNRKKEIDNKSDTRNSPKGYSPVSPADENEGNWRQANAADGLELSVVGDAADHEAIDEELHLENLKVSQAMSDSYLKVSSSATLKDAIQCIHDGHQNCVLVVDQEGFLEGILTYGDIRRCLPEKSSDTSMRDSGFVDANTCLVSSVCTRGMTYRGRERGLLTCYPNTSLAVAKELMEAKGIKQLPVVKRGGDRNRERKRRIVGLLHYDALWHCLRKEINHRKEVNRNRRENHLAVETANGH, via the exons ATGTCTGAGAGCGATCAGAACCGCCTTCTGGGGCTTCCACAAGATGCGGAGCGCGATGTGGAAGCTCAAGTATCGGAACGCTCAGTCGTCGTTAATGGAGGTGGTGGCAGCGGTGGCAGAGGAGGGTTCAGGGATATTCTTAGGCTGTCGGGTCACCGACACAGTTTCAAGCGTCTTGAGAAAGATgtagatagagatagagatagagatggAGATAGAAGGGATCACCACAATCTTCATAATCACCACTCTCATTTGGATCTTCATGGTGATGAAGATGTCCTTACCGACAGTGCACCTCCAGAATGGGCTTTGCTTCTCATTGGTTGCCTCCTTGGCCTCGCCACCGGCCTCTTCGTTGCTGCTTTCAATAAAGGA GTGCATCTAATACACGAATGGGCCTGGGCGGGTACTCCGAATGAGGGTGCTGCTTGGCTTCGTTTGCAGAGACTGGCTGATACATGGCATCGGATTCTTTTGATACCTGTCTTTGGAGGAGTCATTGTTGGCATGATGCATGGTTTACTGGAAATACTGGAACAAATAAATCAGTCCACTTCCTCCCAAAGGCAAGGTTTTGATTTGCTCTCTGGAGTATTTCCCACAATAAAGGCTCTCCAAGCTGCAGTCACTTTAGGTACTGGCTGTTCTTTGGGTCCTGAAGGTCCTAGTGTTGATATTGGAAAGTCATGTGCCAACGGATTCTCATTAATGATGGAAAATAACAGAGAAAGAAGAATAGCACTTATTGCAGCTGGTGCGGCAGCTGGAATTTCTTCAG GATTTAATGCTGCAGTTGCTGGTTGTTTCTTCGCCATTGAAACAGTGCTGAGGCCTCTTCGTGCAGAAAACTCTCCCCCATTTACAACTGCCATGATTATATTGGCTTCTGTTATCTCCTCCACTGTATCAAACGTTTTACTAGGAACCCACTCAGCTTTTACAGTGCCTGCATATGATTTGAAATCTGCTGCTG AACTACCTTTATACCTGATATTGGGAATGCTGTGTGGTGTTGTAAGTGTGGCCATGACTCGTTTGGTTGATTGGTTCACTGAATTGTTTGAGTTGATCCAGGAAAAGTTTGGCCTTCCTTTTGTGGTCTGTCCTGCTTTAGGCGGTTTAGGAGCTGGGATCATTGCTCTTAAATATCCTGGAATATTGTATTGGGGTTTCACAAATGTGGAAGAAATTCTCCATACTGGAACTAGTGCTTCAGCTCCTGGAATATGGCTCCTGACGCAATTGGCAGCTGCTAAGGTTATTGCAACAACTCTTTGCAAGGGCTCTGGGCTAGTAGGTGGTCTCTATGCGCCAAGTTTAATGATTGGTTCTGCAGTTGGTGCCGTATTTGGAGGCGTTGCAGCAGAAGTTATCAATTCAGCAATCCCTGGAAATGCTGCTGTGGCCCAACCCCAGGCATATGCTCTT GTTGGAATGGCTGCTACGTTAGCATCTGTCTGTTCTGTCCCGTTGACTTCAGTTCTACTGCTGTTTGAACTGACCAAAGATTATAGAATACTGCTTCCTCTCATG GGGGCTGTTGGATTAGCAATATGGGTTCCCTCTGTGACAAACCGGAAGAAGGAAATTGACAACAAATCTGATACAAGAAACTCGCCTAAAGGATATTCTCCAGTTTCACCTGCTGATGAAAATGAAGGTAACTGGAGACAGGCAAATGCTGCTGATGGTTTAGAACTCTCTGTTGTTGGTGATGCTGCTGATCATGAAGCAATTGACGAGGAACTTCATCTCGAAAATCTTAAG GTTTCTCAGGCCATGTCTGACAGCTATCTGAAGGTTTCATCATCTGCAACCCTGAAAGATGCAATCCAATGCATTCATGATGGCCACCAGAACTGTGTGCTGGTGGTCGATCAAGAAGGTTTTCTGGAAGGAATACTGACATATGGTGACATCAGAAGGTGTCTTCCCGAGAAGTCTAGTGACACTTCTATGAGGGATTCAGGATTTGTGGAT GCAAATACATGCTTAGTTTCCTCTGTTTGTACTCGGGGTATGACCTATCGTGGACGAGAGCGTGGACTTCTAACCTGTTATCCCAATACCAGTTTGGCTGTGGCCAAGGAGTTAATGGAAGCCAAGGGCATTAAGCAATTACCAGTGGTTAAACGCGGTGGAGATCGCAATAGAGAGAGAAAGCGGAGAATTGTTGGTCTTCTTCATTATGATGCACTATGGCATTGTCTCAG GAAAGAGATTAACCATCGGAAGGAAGTGAATCGAAATAGGAGAGAAAACCATTTGGCTGTGGAAACTGCAAACGGGCATTAG
- the LOC112752063 gene encoding uncharacterized protein At4g26450 produces the protein MHPRQRSPRGFYATSDYRHLNRDSSFSRPHPNPKPFSHPPPPAPPPPPSTSSSSRRVALLAGGDIFVEAGRLAAEYLVSQGLLPPNALSFKWQQNNSFKKHGGGAGGGEFPVEGGGRTSALARLGNTVATDIPSGRRKMGFDDFGQKGSRRRGSFRGNGLDWGGREFRRNGSWSDRSRYTPERKDNDDADDSFSRHKDEDLHQQQHRPQQIGVAADVDKPKSDSNDTVPSTETGDTLHAEGDNDMLSGESMDLKQTSSADGKDKSDVDVEVAMENASAGVMDVKDGTVDNEDTEKSGGSKNLSVQSSDQESNEPITDLLSLFKSIKVPTKPRSLRGHKNLKGNPQQNVGDEDTHDAGDLQGPQVLAENVSVKVSSSGDLLSDVANASEHLESNMSNVEPDHDDVDEDLKELDTACNAEVDQSIGTDSGQDLGYMHDNNREPSATLLDHGSCGSMSEERGEKRVAEVDDLKEESKRVKEWLPSLPPRTEGYFENINAIGMKEIPEEDDLSHLDKVTMTSDQGSLMSTSQFTEVGDRSILHCSEEKQSLPSSFRTCDLNLMEASEVHENQANHPILIYPPVSETKKAVPVDIDLTVSRTSIPGKFSTQSTTGKEIEVIDLECDSTQEEKPIDNMERKSEAMFSGLEGFSNHAPSTADIHDVQDGYGLMLSELLGADFPNCSSVSTDINSVHNEMGLHNGTVPMGTLAEDDSIYMSLGEIPLPLGFLRPWEQPPPQDYQKPF, from the exons ATGCACCCTCGCCAGCGCAGCCCCCGAGGCTTCTATGCCACCTCCGATTACCGCCATCTCAACCGGGATTCCTCCTTCTCAAGACCCCATCCCAACCCAAAACCCTTCTCTCACCCTCCTCCTCCCGCACCCCCTCCGCCTccctccacctcctcctcctcccgcAGAGTTGCCCTCCTCGCCGGCGGAGACATCTTCGTCGAAGCTGGTCGTCTTGCTGCGGAGTATTTGGTCTCTCAGGGCCTGCTGCCCCCCAATGCGCTCTCCTTCAAGTGGCAACAAAATAACAGTTTCAAGAAGCACGGTGGCGGTGCTGGGGGCGGCGAATTTCCGGTCGAGGGAGGTGGCCGGACGTCTGCTCTTGCGCGGCTAGGGAATACGGTGGCAACTGATATTCCATCTGGGAGGAGGAAGATGGGGTTTGATGATTTTGGGCAGAAAGGTAGCAGGAGGAGAGGAAGTTTCAGGGGAAATGGTTTGGATTGGGGCGGTAGAGAATTTAGGAGGAATGGGTCATGGTCTGATAGGTCTAGGTATACCCCTGAACGTAAGGATAATGATGATGCTGATGACAGTTTTAGTAGACACAAAGATGAGGACCTGCATCAGCAACAGCACCGCCCCCAGCAAATTGGTGTTGCTGCTGATGTTGATAAACCGAAATCGGATTCCAATGACACCGTGCCAAGCACCGAGACTGGAGATACTTTGCATGCTGAAGGAGACAATGATATGCTTTCTGGGGAATCCATGGACTTGAAACAAACTTCTTCTGCTGATGGAAAAGATAAAAGCGATGTGGATGTGGAGGTTGCAATGGAGAATGCAAGTGCCGGAGTTATGGATGTCAAGGATGGCACTGTTGACAATGAGGATACCGAGAAATCCGGCGGCTCAAAGAATTTATCTGTTCAGTCCAGTGATCAGGAGAGTAATGAACCTATTACTGATTTGCTCTCACTATTCAAATCTATTAAGGTGCCTACCAAGCCTCGCTCTTTGCGTGGACACAAGAATTTGAAGGGTAATCCGCAACAGAATGTTGGAGATGAAGACACTCATGATGCAGGGGATCTTCAAGGACCTCAAGTATTGGCTGAAAATGTGTCTGTCAAAGTCTCCTCCTCAGGTGATTTACTATCTGACGTGGCTAATGCCTCGGAACATCTTGAATCAAACATGTCCAATGTAGAACCTGATCATGATGATGTTGATGAGGATTTGAAAGAATTAGATACTGCATGTAATGCTGAGGTAGATCAATCTATTGGAACTGATTCTGGACAAGATTTAGGTTATATGCATGATAATAACCGTGAACCTAGTGCAACTCTATTGGACCATGGAAGTTGCGGTTCAATGTCTGAGGAAAGAGGTGAAAAACGTGTTGCTGAAGTTGATGATTTGAAAGAGGAAAGCAAAAGAGTGAAAGAGTGGTTGCCATCACTTCCCCCAAGGACTGAGGGTTACTTTGAAAACATCAACGCAATTGGAATGAAAGAGATCCCTGAGGAAGATGATCTTTCACATCTTGACAAAGTGACTATGACCTCTGATCAGGGAAGCCTGATGAGTACTTCACAGTTCACAGAAGTTGGTGATAGATCGATTCTTCATTGTTCAGAGGAGAAACAATCGTTGCCAAGTTCGTTTAGAACTTGTGATCTTAATCTCATGGAAGCGTCTGAAGTCCATGAAAATCAAGCTAATCATCCAATTCTTATTTACCCCCCTGTTTCTGAAACTAAGAAAGCTGTACCAGTTGATATAGATCTGACTGTGAGTCGCACTAGTATACCTGGCAAATTCAGTACTCAATCAACAACTGGCAAAGAGATTGAAGTAATTGATCTAGAATGTGATTCCACTCAAGAAGAAAAGCCAATCGACAATATGGAGAGAAA GTCAGAGGCTATGTTTTCAGGCCTTGAGGgtttctctaatcatgctccaaGTACTGCTGATATACATGATGTTCAGGATGGTTACGGGCTAATGCTATCAGAATTGCTTGGGGCGGATTTTCCAAACTGTTCTTCAGTATCGACTGACATAAATTCTGTTCACAATGAAATGGGCCTTCATAACGGAACGGTGCCAATG GGAACACTTGCTGAGGATGATTCCATATATATGTCACTGGGAGAGATACCACTACCACTAG GATTTTTGCGGCCGTGGGAGCAGCCACCACCACAAGATTATCAGAAACCGTTTTGA
- the LOC112752062 gene encoding uncharacterized protein, whose translation MGSEREEHNSATNPTTISSTLTIKISSSSSSKKQGEETSENSNLPSPNIKNSTESSPYGSPLVSPPSSAFVSALQSPYISPRAITPGDSHLEKPPPPTATATATATTTTTTHPSTPEDVPSSSYTPPSDQYEFSDDNADTNLKFVTCVPIPEAADPRISFSFPVPRVSFAKGSVSPASNAKLRSCDVYIGFHGQNPKLLRFCKWLKSDLELQGIDCLLADRAKYTDSQSHEIADRVICSVSFGLVVVSSGSFLNHLSMEEVRFFAQKKNLIPLLFDTGPAEIMDLLNCNSIDKECREAIDGLMRCNEFNLGAHDGNWRSCISKTTGILRARLGRMNGDQRDNMQGFENLPFPRNQYFVGREKEIMEIEGLFFGRGNCVEQVQDHCMPFIKGEASGSGQSEGLADEESEPVMRKGRRYISLEMGKSKEPTLEAWVEPLIGNNSLKRLKHKKSKSGNFKSLCSSVICITGVSGIGKSELALEYSHRYHQRYKMVLWVGGEARYLRQNILNLSLNLGLDVGADSEMERGRIRSFEEQELEAFKRIKRELFGETPYLLIIDNLETEEEWWEGKDIYDLIPRNTGGTHVIITTRLSKVNSYDTIQLPPLPLSEAMILIKGRKRREYPADEVEFLEKFNEKLGRSSFGLWVIGSMLSELAISPSALFEAINQMPLSGDSNSCYMSIAEEQWCKSNPFLMKSLLFCVGTLEKTKAKGKLLAMRMLLVGGWFSPAPISASLLVNAAKSIPAVEKHLQKWTKILSLTSGCLSSRTWKNDEDSAMLLVKMGLARMANQHDGCCWLQFHPITQAFAKSRGGLQYAKAALEGVRKMGNHVNSGHLWSSAFLVFGFKSEPPIVQLKAIDLVLYIKRTALPLAIQAFTTFSRCNSALELLKVCTNALEEVEKSFVSQIQDWSHDSICWKRRMLQRSQKVDEYVWQDVTLLKATLLETRAKLLARGGHLDSGKELCRTCISIRTVMLGHNHAQTLAAQDTLARLVRMRTKI comes from the coding sequence ATGGGAAGTGAAAGAGAAGAACACAACTCAGCCACCAATCCCACAACAATCTCTAGCACGCTAACAATCAAGATTtcaagcagcagcagcagcaagaaGCAAGGTGAAGAGACTTCAGAGAATTCAAATTTACCATCACCAAACATAAAGAACTCCACAGAATCATCACCTTATGGTTCTCCTCTTGTGTCCCCACCTTCATCAGCATTTGTTTCGGCTTTGCAATCCCCCTATATATCTCCAAGGGCCATAACCCCAGGTGATTCTCACTTGGAaaaaccaccaccaccaacagcaacagcaacagcaacagcaacaactACCACCACCACCCATCCTTCGACCCCAGAAGACGTGCCAAGCAGTTCCTACACTCCCCCTTCTGATCAGTATGAGTTTTCCGATGACAATGCTGACACGAATCTCAAGTTTGTGACATGTGTTCCCATCCCTGAAGCAGCTGATCCACGCATCTCATTCTCATTTCCGGTCCCTAGAGTTTCCTTTGCAAAAGGCTCTGTTTCCCCTGCTTCCAATGCCAAACTCAGAAGCTGTGATGTTTACATTGGCTTCCATGGCCAAAATCCCAAACTCCTGCGCTTCTGCAAGTGGCTCAAGTCCGACCTCGAGCTTCAGGGAATCGATTGCTTGCTTGCTGATAGAGCCAAGTACACCGATAGCCAGAGCCATGAGATTGCTGATAGAGTCATTTGCTCAGTGTCATTCGGGTTGGTGGTCGTCTCAAGTGGCAGCTTCCTCAACCATCTGAGCATGGAGGAGGTTAGATTCTTTGCTCAAAAGAAGAACTTGATTCCTCTCTTGTTTGACACAGGACCTGCTGAGATCATGGATCTTCTTAACTGCAACTCAATTGACAAAGAATGTAGAGAGGCCATCGATGGACTCATGAGGTGCAACGAATTCAATCTAGGGGCCCATGATGGTAATTGGAGAAGCTGTATATCAAAAACTACAGGTATTTTAAGGGCAAGGCTTGGTAGGATGAATGGTGACCAGAGAGACAATATGCAAGGATTTGAGAATCTACCTTTTCCAAGGAACCAATACTTTGTTGGCAGGGAGAAGGAGATTATGGAGATTGAAGGTCTCTTTTTCGGACGGGGGAATTGTGTGGAACAAGTCCAAGATCATTGTATGCCATTCATCAAAGGAGAAGCTAGTGGAAGTGGACAATCTGAAGGCCTTGCAGACGAGGAAAGTGAACCGGTTATGCGCAAAGGTAGGAGATATATTAGTCTAGAGATGGGGAAGAGCAAAGAACCAACCTTAGAGGCTTGGGTTGAACCACTCATAGGAAACAATTCATTGAAGAGGTTGAAGCATAAGAAGTCAAAGAGTGGAAACTTCAAAAGCTTGTGTAGTAGTGTGATTTGCATCACCGGAGTTTCTGGTATAGGGAAATCTGAGTTGGCACTGGAATATTCTCACAGATATCACCAGAGatacaaaatggtgttgtgggtTGGTGGTGAAGCTCGGTATCTCAGGCAGAACATATTGAACTTGTCCCTCAATTTGGGCTTGGATGTTGGTGCTGATTCTGAGATGGAAAGGGGTCGAATTCGCAGCTTTGAGGAGCAAGAATTAGAAGCATTCAAGAGGATCAAGAGGGAATTGTTTGGTGAGACACCTTACTTGCTAATAATAGACAATCTTGAGACTGAGGAGGAATGGTGGGAAGGAAAAGATATATATGACTTGATACCAAGAAACACAGGAGGGACTCATGTGATCATTACTACAAGGCTGTCCAAAGTTAACAGCTACGATACTATTCAGCTTCCACCACTGCCATTATCCGAAGCAATGATTCTgataaaaggaagaaaaaggagGGAGTATCCAGCAGATGAGGTAGAATTCCTTGAAAAATTCAATGAGAAGCTTGGACGGTCGAGCTTTGGTTTGTGGGTGATTGGTTCGATGTTATCTGAACTTGCAATTTCCCCCTCTGCACTGTTTGAGGCCATTAACCAAATGCCACTAAGTGGAGATTCAAACTCATGCTATATGAGCATTGCAGAAGAGCAATGGTGCAAAAGCAATCCTTTCCTCATGAAGAGCCTCCTTTTCTGTGTAGGAACCTtggagaaaacaaaagcaaaaggGAAGCTGCTAGCAATGAGAATGCTTCTTGTTGGCGGTTGGTTTTCTCCTGCTCCCATTTCAGCAAGTCTTTTGGTCAATGCAGCAAAGAGTATTCCTGCTGTTGAAAAGCATCTCCAGAAGTGGACCAAAATTCTGAGCCTAACATCAGGTTGTTTATCATCACGGACATGGAAAAATGATGAAGACTCAGCAATGCTTCTAGTGAAAATGGGACTGGCTCGAATGGCTAACCAACATGATGGATGTTGTTGGCTCCAGTTCCATCCCATAACACAGGCATTCGCCAAAAGCAGAGGCGGTTTGCAATATGCCAAGGCTGCACTTGAAGGAGTAAGAAAAATGGGTAACCATGTAAACTCAGGTCATCTGTGGTCATCAGCATTCCTTGTGTTTGGATTCAAATCGGAGCCGCCGATTGTGCAGCTAAAAGCAATTGACCTGGTTCTGTATATCAAAAGAACAGCTCTGCCCCTGGCAATCCAGGCATTTACCACTTTCTCAAGGTGCAATTCAGCTTTGGAGCTCTTGAAGGTGTGCACCAATGCATTGGAGGAGGTTGAGAAGTCGTTTGTGTCTCAAATCCAAGATTGGTCCCATGATTCGATTTGTTGGAAGAGGAGGATGCTGCAAAGAAGCCAAAAAGTGGATGAATATGTGTGGCAGGATGTGACGTTGTTGAAGGCAACATTGCTGGAGACAAGAGCAAAGTTGCTTGCAAGAGGGGGCCATCTAGACAGTGGCAAGGAGCTATGCAGAACATGCATCAGCATCAGAACTGTGATGCTCGGCCATAACCATGCACAGACCTTGGCTGCTCAAGACACATTGGCAAGATTAGTGAGAATGAGGACCAAGATATAA